The Lentimicrobiaceae bacterium genome window below encodes:
- a CDS encoding F0F1 ATP synthase subunit B, producing MELVMPGLGLIFWMTLVFGILLFVLAKFAWKPIMNGIRQREDNIRNSLEAAEQAHKDMLKLKAGNEELLQQAKNERDSMLAEARKMQETIIEEAKIKANEETNRLIEAARVSIEMEKKAAISELKGQLAEISVEISEKLLKRELEPANKQKQLIDQMLKEIDFN from the coding sequence ATGGAACTAGTAATGCCCGGACTTGGGCTTATATTTTGGATGACTTTAGTTTTCGGCATACTTTTGTTTGTATTGGCGAAGTTTGCTTGGAAGCCTATAATGAACGGAATACGTCAAAGAGAAGATAACATCAGAAACTCTTTGGAAGCAGCAGAACAAGCTCATAAAGACATGCTTAAACTTAAAGCAGGAAATGAAGAATTGCTGCAACAAGCTAAAAACGAGCGCGATAGTATGCTTGCCGAAGCAAGAAAAATGCAAGAAACTATTATCGAAGAAGCTAAAATTAAGGCTAATGAAGAGACAAACAGACTCATAGAAGCTGCTAGAGTCAGCATAGAAATGGAAAAGAAAGCAGCAATATCCGAACTTAAAGGACAATTGGCTGAAATTTCTGTCGAAATTTCCGAGAAACTTCTGAAAAGGGAACTCGAGCCGGCTAATAAGCAAAAGCAACTTATTGATCAAATGCTTAAGGAAATCGATTTTAATTAG
- the atpE gene encoding ATP synthase F0 subunit C, with the protein MTLLNILLQVATDLGPLAKLGGAIGAGITAIGAGFGIGSIGKTALESVARQPESSGDIRMNMIVSAALIEGVAFFAIVVCLLIVVL; encoded by the coding sequence ATGACACTATTAAACATTTTATTACAAGTAGCTACTGATTTAGGACCATTAGCAAAATTAGGTGGAGCTATAGGAGCGGGAATTACAGCTATTGGAGCCGGATTCGGAATTGGAAGCATTGGTAAAACTGCGTTAGAATCTGTTGCACGTCAGCCTGAAAGCTCAGGTGATATACGTATGAACATGATTGTATCTGCAGCTCTTATCGAAGGTGTCGCTTTCTTTGCCATCGTGGTGTGCCTACTTATAGTAGTACTTTAA
- the atpH gene encoding ATP synthase F1 subunit delta, translating to MRVSKISERYANAVFQLAKEHNIHKQVNDDMVYVDELCETVKEFNLFLKSPLINKSKKLKIAEKLFDSKVQKMTYSFIKLMINKNRESYLCSIAKYYQELFMIDMGIKKAYVQSAVPLSEDNKNELIKLLGNISDLKIDLQETINPDLIGGFVVDIDDYEINQSLENKLRTIKKELSKNLYLKDF from the coding sequence ATGAGAGTTAGTAAAATATCTGAGAGGTATGCAAATGCTGTTTTTCAGCTGGCTAAAGAACATAACATTCATAAACAGGTAAATGACGATATGGTCTACGTTGATGAATTGTGCGAAACCGTTAAAGAATTTAATCTGTTTTTAAAATCACCATTGATTAACAAATCGAAAAAACTGAAAATTGCTGAAAAACTTTTTGATAGTAAGGTACAAAAAATGACCTACAGTTTTATCAAGCTTATGATAAACAAGAATAGAGAAAGCTATTTGTGTTCAATAGCTAAATACTATCAGGAATTATTTATGATAGATATGGGAATTAAAAAAGCTTATGTCCAATCCGCTGTTCCATTATCTGAAGATAACAAGAACGAATTAATCAAATTGTTAGGTAATATTTCCGATTTAAAAATCGATTTGCAAGAAACTATTAATCCCGATTTGATTGGCGGTTTCGTTGTCGATATCGACGATTACGAAATAAATCAAAGTTTGGAAAACAAACTAAGAACAATAAAAAAGGAATTATCTAAAAATTTATATTTAAAAGACTTTTAA
- the atpB gene encoding F0F1 ATP synthase subunit A — translation MKNLRKTNTAKYLLLLLIFCSISLGNISAQNPVEPVQNVEEEFNAGEMIIGHIVDAHEWHILSYKDFHLTIPLPIILYDQGKIVCFSSSKFNHGHSYNGYKLMTSGEQKGKIVKVDENDNMIADAKIPLDFSITKNVVGIFVAAILLMVIFISVAKRYKGDNNRPPKGLQSFLEPIVLFVRDDVVKPSIGEDRYQKFLPFLLTLFFFILFSNILGLIPIFPGGANVTGSMSVTFVLAMFTFFVTNVFGSKAYWKDIVNTPGVPIFLKVPIPLMPIIEIIGLLTKPIVLMVRLFANITAGHIIILGFISIIFLFGANSPFAGVAVSPLSIIFSLFISALEILVAFIQAYVFTLLSSIYIGISTESHNEHIEETAK, via the coding sequence ATGAAGAATTTAAGAAAAACAAATACCGCTAAGTATCTACTGCTTTTATTAATATTTTGTTCAATAAGTTTAGGTAATATTTCGGCACAAAATCCGGTTGAGCCCGTCCAAAATGTTGAGGAGGAATTTAATGCCGGCGAGATGATTATAGGTCATATTGTTGATGCTCACGAATGGCATATTCTTTCTTACAAAGATTTTCATCTAACAATTCCGCTACCAATAATACTTTACGATCAAGGTAAGATAGTTTGTTTTTCGTCTTCAAAATTTAATCACGGACACAGCTACAATGGCTATAAGCTAATGACTTCGGGCGAACAAAAAGGTAAGATTGTGAAAGTTGACGAAAATGACAACATGATAGCCGACGCAAAAATTCCATTAGATTTTTCGATAACTAAAAATGTTGTAGGAATTTTTGTTGCTGCAATTTTACTTATGGTTATATTTATAAGCGTAGCAAAGCGCTACAAAGGCGATAATAACCGACCACCCAAAGGTTTACAATCGTTCTTGGAACCCATAGTGCTTTTTGTTAGAGACGACGTGGTGAAACCATCAATTGGAGAAGATAGGTACCAAAAGTTTTTACCCTTTTTGCTAACACTATTTTTCTTTATACTGTTTAGTAACATCTTAGGTTTAATACCTATATTCCCAGGCGGAGCCAACGTAACAGGCAGCATGTCGGTTACTTTTGTGTTGGCAATGTTTACATTTTTTGTTACAAATGTATTCGGTAGCAAAGCATACTGGAAAGATATAGTAAATACACCTGGGGTTCCTATATTTTTAAAGGTGCCAATACCCCTTATGCCCATAATCGAAATAATAGGTTTACTAACAAAGCCCATCGTTCTGATGGTGCGTTTGTTTGCAAACATCACCGCAGGACATATAATAATTTTGGGATTTATAAGCATAATATTTTTGTTCGGAGCAAACTCGCCTTTTGCAGGTGTAGCCGTATCTCCTTTATCGATTATCTTTAGCTTATTTATTTCGGCGTTAGAAATATTAGTAGCCTTCATTCAAGCCTATGTATTTACGCTTTTATCGTCGATATATATAGGAATATCAACAGAAAGTCATAACGAACACATTGAAGAAACAGCAAAATAA
- the thpR gene encoding RNA 2',3'-cyclic phosphodiesterase has product MNEKRLFIAITVPEDSSIVSLSDNLKTCLSKDKINWVKTCNLHLTLKFLGDTQVSLIPEILWAIDETTKQYDKFTASIDEIGIFGSKYSPKVIWVKANPEKRFNQIFETLSQHLSQIGISKTSENFVSHVTLGRIKHLQDVKYFQSCISKYQNGKSFSFLVDNIILFESKLTPKGPEYSVVGKSEFV; this is encoded by the coding sequence ATGAATGAAAAAAGATTATTTATAGCAATTACGGTACCAGAAGACTCTTCGATAGTCAGTTTGTCCGACAATTTGAAAACTTGTCTGTCGAAAGACAAAATAAATTGGGTAAAAACTTGTAATTTGCATTTAACACTTAAATTTTTGGGCGATACACAGGTTTCACTAATTCCCGAAATACTATGGGCTATTGATGAAACAACCAAACAGTACGATAAATTTACTGCAAGCATTGATGAAATAGGAATATTCGGCTCGAAATATAGTCCCAAAGTTATATGGGTTAAAGCCAATCCCGAAAAAAGGTTTAATCAAATATTTGAAACCTTGTCGCAACATCTATCCCAAATAGGAATTAGTAAAACTTCCGAAAACTTTGTCTCTCACGTTACATTAGGTCGTATTAAGCATTTACAAGATGTAAAATATTTCCAGTCGTGTATTTCCAAATACCAAAATGGTAAAAGTTTCAGTTTTTTAGTCGATAATATAATATTATTCGAGAGCAAGCTAACTCCAAAAGGACCTGAATACAGTGTTGTTGGTAAATCAGAGTTTGTATAA